DNA from Anaerolineales bacterium:
GGCTCGGAGATTGCCACGTCGCTCAGCGGCTACGCCGCCTCACGTCCTCGCAATGACATCCCTACTGTGCAACGCCATGCCGATCGGCGTGACGAAGACCGGGTGCGGCGGAACGCTGGTAGCGATGCCGGTGTACTCCTGCACCACCTGCGCCATGCCCGGAAAGTTCACCGTGCCGCCGACCAGGGTGAGCTGCTCCACCGTACCACCTTGCTGCTCATACGCAGCGATGTGGCGGGCGGTGATACTGGCGACCTTCTCCATTACCGGGCGCACCACGGGCAGCAAGCGAGCCTGCTGCGCCGGGTCGGTCTTCATTGCCTCGGCGTCCTCAAAGCTGACACCGTGCGCCCCAGCGATCACCAGCGTGAAGTGCGTACCGCCGGTGGCTTCGTCTGCGGTGTAGACCACCTCGCCGTCGCGCAGGATGGCGATGCCGGTCGTGCCGCCGCCTACATCCACGATGGCGCCGTTGTGGATGCCCAGCAGCGCATTGGCGGCGCTGGGCTCATCCACCAGGGTCTCGCAGCGCAGGCCAGCCGCTTCCACCACGTTGGCGGTGGCGCGTACTTCGGCCAGTGGGACGCCGGGTGGATAGGCGCTGGCGGCGTACTCCAGCGGGCGGCCGATGCGTGCTTCCACGCGGGCCTTCATACCCGCCAGGCGGTCTACCGCACCGGCATAATCCACCACCAGGCCGTCACGCACCACCTGGGCGAACTGGTATTCGCCCGCCACGGGTGTGCCGCTTTCATCCAGCACCACCAGCGTCAGGTAGGCCGTGCCCAGGTCCGCGCCCACATACAACGCGCCTTGCGGCGGCTCGGCCAGCGGCGCCGGCTCGGGGTCACCCAGCCAGCGCAGCACTTCGGCGGCGCGGGCTAAGACGGCAGCCGGGTCACGCGTAACGGCGATCGGCGGAACGGACAAACTTGCGTCCGTTACTTAGCGCCGGAGCGGCCGCCCAGGCTGCCGCGGGTCTGCTGCGGCAGGATCATCTCAACATTCTCGTGCGGGCGCGGGATCACATGCACAGACACCAGCTCGCCAATACGTTTGGCAGCCGCGGCGCCAGCGTCAGTGGCGGCCTTGACTGCACCGACATCGCCACGCACCATCACGGTGACATAGCCGCCGCCTACGTACTCAGAACCAATGAGCACGACGTTGGCAGCCTTCACCATAGCATCTGCGGCTTCCACCGCGCCGATCAGGCCACGGGTTTCCACCATTCCCAAAGCAATCAAACCCAAATCTTGTGCCATTTCTTTCTCCTTCTACTTTCTTAGTGATGAGTGATTAGTGAGCAGTTAGTTACTCCGCAGGATTTGCTGAACTACTTCTTGAACAATACTTTCAATCTCAGTGACGGACGGCGCATGGCTGGGGCCAGCCGGCACGCTGCCAGGCCGCATGGCGGCTTCAGGTGGCGGCGTGGTTTCGTAGGCCATGCGCTTGATATTGAAGAGATGATAGACAGTGATGTTGTCACCGGTGATGGCACCGCCGATACCGCCAGAGCCGAGGGTCAGCGAGGGCATCACCTTGGTGGTGAGGCCGATGGTGCCCAGCGTGCCCATGGTGTTGACGCCGATGCGGAACACTGGCTTCTCCAAGCCGAAGGCCATAGCGATCTTGTCATCGCCCGTGTGCAGGATGACGCTATGGCCACGCCCGCCGAAGAGGATCATCTCGACGCAGCGGTCACAGCCCTGCTCCCAGCCGTCCACCTCGTACCAGCCCAGCACGGTGGTGAGCTTCTCGCGCGAGAGCGGCTCTTCCCGCCCGATCTTGCGCAGCTTGGCTACCAAAATGCGCGCATGGCTGGGAATGCTGATGCCCGCCAACCCTGCCAGCACCTGCGGCGACTTGCCCACCGTGGCGGTGTTGATGCTGCCATCCGGATGGAACAGCGTGGTGCGCATGGCCTGGGTCTGCGACTCAGTCATGAAGTACGCGCCTTCGTTCTCCATCAGTTGCTGCAGGCGGGCGGCAATCGGCCGATCAGCGATGACGGCCTGCTCGGTAGCGCAGATGACCGAGCAATCAAACGACTTGCTGGCCACGATATAGCGGGCGGCGCGCTCAATATCGGCGCTGCGGTCAACATACACGGGCACGTTGCCGGGGCCAACGCCGTAGGCCGGCTTGCCCTGCGAATGGGCGGCGCGCACCATGGGGCTGCCGCCGGTAGCCAGGATCACCGCGGTGCGTCGGTGGCTCATGAGTTCATTGGTACCCTGCAGGCTGATGTGCGACATGCACTGCACCAGCCCCTCGGGCGCGCCAGCCGCCACAGCGGCTTGCGCCATCAGGCGTGCCGTCTCCACGCAGCAGTTCACCGCCGCCGGATGCGGGGCGACCACTACCCCATTGCGCGCCTTGACCGAGATCAGGATCTTGTTCATGGTGGTGGAGGTAGGGTTGGTGCTGGGGGTCAGCGCCGCCACTACGCCCATCGGCCAGGCAATTTCGTACACACGCGTCTGTGGGTCATGGCGCACCACGCCCACGGTCTTGATGTGCTTGATGCTCTCCCACACATGCTTGGAAGCGAATTCGTTCTTGAGCTTCTTGTGCTCAGGCACGCCGTAGCCGGTTTCCTCGCTGGCCATACGGCCGAGGCGCTCGGAGGCCTGATAGGCCGCATCCGCCATGGCCTGGCACACGCGGTCCACCTGTTCTTGTGTAGCCGTGGCCCAAATGCGGTGGGCAGCATAAGCCGCTTCCACCATGTGGCGGGCCTGCTGGATGGACTGGAGGTCTTTGTCGAGTTCAGCCATGGTTACTTCTTATAGGTGTTGGCGCCATCCACCTGCAGCGAGTCGATGACGGCCATGATGACGGCATCCACCGGCGTGTCTTTGGTGATGTCGGTCTGGCGCCCGCTGGAGCCGTGCGCGGTGAGCACCAGGTCGCCGACACCGGCATTGACGGTGTCGATAGCAACATAGGGCTTGCCGGTGGCTTTGCCAGTCTCATCGGCCTCACGGCAGATGAGCAATTTGCGGCCTTCCAGCTTGGGGTCTTTGATAGTGGCCACAGTCGTGCCGATGATCTTTGCGATTAGCATAAACAACCTCGCTGCTCAGTCATTCCGACGAAGCCGAAGGCTGCGGAGGGATCCTTTAGGGCAAGAAAAGTCCACCTGGACTTCAAATGGCCTAAAGGATCCCTCGTCGCCGTAGTGTCGCTTTGCGCCACTACATAGCTCGCTCGGGATGACAATGCAAAATATGTTTGCGTGGACATCAATACGCCTTTGCCGGTTCAGGAGCCGCCACGGCGCTGACGCGCGTGCTGCTCATTTCTTTTTCGCCCGCCACGATCTTGACCCCTGCGCTGGCGCCGATGCGCGTGGCGCCCGCGTCCACTAGCGTTTTAGCGTCAGCGTAATCACGCACGCCGCCGCTGGCTTTCACGCCCATGTCTGGGCCAACCACGCGGCGCATCAGGGCAATATCGGCGGCGGTAGCGCCCCCACCCGAGAAGCCGGTAGAGGTCTTGACGAAGTCTGCACCGGCTTCTTTGGCCAGCAAGCAGGCAGTAACCTTTTCTTCTTCTTCCAGCAGCGCCGTTTCAATAATCACTTTCACCAGCACACCCGCGGCGTGCGAGATGTGCACTACGCCGGCAATGTCACGGGCGACCAGAGTAAAGTCACGCCCCTTGAGTGCACCGATGTTGATAACCATGTCGATCTCGGTAGCGCCGTCACGCAGGGCCGTCTCGGTCTCGAAGACTTTGACATCGGGCGCATCGGCACCTAGCGGGAAGCCAATGACGGTGCAGACTTTGACATCCGTGTTCTTGAGCAAATCAGCACACAGCTTGACGTAGCCCGGGTTTACGCACACCGAGGCGAAGCCGTGTTTGCGTGCCTCGTAGCACAACTGGGCGATCTGGTCTGGCGTGGCGTCTGGCTTGAGCAGCGTGTGGTCGATCAGCTTGGCCACGCTGGGGTCTTCAGGGATACCACCCAGCGAAGAGGTTAGGCGCTCGGCGCCGGCGTTGAGCACATGGCCCACGCGGTCAAAGCAGGTCTTGACGCAGATGCCATCGGCACATTCCTGCGTGCAGTGCTCGCAGTTGTCATGCGTGTGGGTGTGTTCCTGCTCCGCCAGCGCGTGCAAAACCTCACGCGTGACGATCTCCACAATTTTGCGCACTTGTTCGCTATCGTATGCCATTGTTTGCCTCTTTTTCGATGGCCGATCGCTCTTCGATCGCCATGATCTTGTCCACACGCCCGGCGTGGCGGCCGCCGCCAAATTCGGTGGCCAGCCAAGTGTCAGCAATCTGCTTGGCCAGCGCCATGCCAATCAGCCCGGCGCCCAGCGTGAGCACATTCGCATCATTGTGCTCACGGCTGTTGACCGCCGTAGCGTAGTCGTAGCACAAGGCGGCGCGCACGCCGCGCACTTTGTTGGCAGCCATACAACTGCCGATGCCAGCGCCATCCACAATGATGCCGCGCCAGGCTTCGCCGCTGGCCACTTTGCGCGCCACCGCGGCGGCAAAATCAGGATAATCCACCGCTTGGGTGCTGTTGGTGCCACAGTCCACAATGGTGTAGCCATTGGCCTGCAAGTGCTCCTTGAGCACCTCTTTCATGGCGTAACCGCCATGATCAGCGCCCAGAGCTACCACGCGAACCTTCAAGCCTTCACGCTGGGTGGGTGTGGCGGGCTTGGCCGCCGGCACATCGCCAGCCGCGCCGAGCTGGGCAGTCACGCGCTGCACGATGGCTTGAACTTGCTCGTCGCTCACGGGAGGCATAGTCAGATTATAGGGCAAGCGCGTCGCTCAATGCGCAGCGCACTACCCTCGCCCGCTCCCGGCGGGCACTGGCAAACGGCGGAAGCCAAAATCCTGCACAGGCGCATGCAGTTTGAGATTGGCATAGAAGCGGAAGTGGTCCGCGCGCACTTCAGAATCGACATATTCGATGACGCGGCCTTCAGCCGTGCGCGTCTCGCGATGGAAGACAAAGACCACGGCGGGCTGCGGCAGGCCGAGCAGCTCGGCTACCTGGTCGCTGGCCAGGCTGGCTTCGATCTCCTGCTCGGCATGGTCAGGGCGCTGGCCATATCCATCGGCCAGAATTTGATACAGGGAGGTGCTGGCAAAGTCATGCTCAAGGATGCCGGGGAAGAGTTCGTGCGGCAGGTAGGCGCGCTCGATAGCAGTCGGCTCACCGTCCATAAAACGCAGACGGTTGAGGAACGCGACCGGGCTGCCCAGTTGCACCTGCAGGCGGCGTGCCAAAAACGCATCCGCCGGCACCAGGCTGGCTTCCAGCACGCGGCTGGCTACCTGGCGGCCTTGCATCTGCATCTCTTGCGTGAAGCCTAGCAGGTATTCGGCGGTCTTGCTGACGCGTGGCTCAGTGACGAAGCTGCCCACGCCTTGCAGCGTGCGCAGGTAGCCCTGGGCGGTGAGGTCAGCAATGGCGTGGCGCACGGTGTTGCGCCCCACCCCGTACAGCTCGCACAGCTCGCTTTCGGAGGGGATGCGCTGGCCGGGCTGCAGGTGGCCGCTGCGCATTTGCTCGCGCAGCTCGTCAGCCATGGCTTCGTATAGTGGCTTGGCGGCGCGTGACTTCTCGTTCAGCAGCGTCATTGGCCGGCCGCCTTGTTGACTTCGTAGCGTAGCTCCACCATGCCGGTGCCCATTTGCTGCACAGCGCGGAGGCGCAGGGCGTTGCTAGGCAGGCGGCGCGGAAACAAAGGCTTGCCCTGCCCCAAAGTGACTGAGGCCACTTGCACGATGATTTCATCCAGCAAGCCGGCATCGTAAAACTGGCCGGCCAGCTCGCCGCCGCCCACCACCCACAGATTCTTATCGCCGGCCTGGGCGCGCATCTCCGCGTAGACAGGGCGCACGTCGCCGCGGCAAAAGCGCAGATCTGCCTCAGCCAGCACTGGCAAGGTGCGGCTGGAGAATACCCAGGTGGGTTGTGTGTAAGGCCAGGCCGAGCCCGTTTCGGCGATCACTGCGTCTGCGTTCTCTTGCAACCATTGGTAGGTCGTGGAACCCATTGCCAATGCCCCCACTTCTGTAATGAAGGCGGGGTAGCTGCTCTCGGCTAGTTCACCCAGCGAGAACAGCCACTCCAAGGAATCATCCTCGGTGGCAATGAAGCCATCCAAACTGGTGGCGGTGTAGTATTGAGTCTTCATGCACTCATACCTACATGTTCCAACATGTCCCTATGATAGATAAAAACCAGATGTGAGTCAACCCCTGGCGATAACTTGGTCTCGCGGTTGCCGTTGTCCCCTATAGCTGGCCGCCCGGCCAGCAGAATAGGAGGATGTATGCTTAACTGGGCACTTACCTTTTTGATTGTGGCGCTCATCGCCGGTGCATTGGGCTTCGGTGGTATTGCCGGCACGGCCACTGAGATTGCCAAGATCTTGTTCGTGGTGTTTTTGGTGCTGTTCGTGATCTCGCTCATCTTTGGGCGCCGGCCACGCATGTAGCCCAGGCACCACAAAAAAAGCCCGCCAAATGGCGGGCTTTTTTTGTTGCTAGCACTCAGGCCGCCAGCGGAATCACATAGAAGAGAATAGAAAAGTAGTGCAAGGCGCTGCCCAGCAACACAAAACCGTGCCAGATAGCATGGTTAAAGGGCAGCTTCTTCCACACATAGAAGATCACACCCACCATGTAAGCCAAGCCACCGCCGGCCAGCAGCCACAGGCCACCAGGGGCCACGTTCTCCAGCAGCGGGCGAATGGCCACCACCACCAGCCAGCTCATGCCGATGTACGGAATGGCATTGACCCAACGCGGCAGCTTGAGCATGACGCCCTGCATGGCAATGCCGGCAATGGCCAGCGTCCACACCACCGCCAGCAGGCTCCAGCCCCACGGCCCGCGCAGATTCACCAGCAGGAAGGGCGTATACGTTCCTGCGATGAGCAAAAAAATCGCCGAATGATCCAGCGCGCGCAGCCATTTCTTGGCGCGCTCCAGCGGGATGCCGTGATACAGGGTGGAAGTGGTGTACAGCATGATCTGGGTGGCCCCATAGATGCTGCAACTGACAATGTGCCAGGCCGTCCCGTGCAGGCTAGCGAAGCTGGCCAGCACGGCCAAACCGGCAATCGACAAGACGATGCCAATACCGTGCGAGATGCTGTTGGCCAGCTCCTCCGCCGGGGTGTAGCGATTGGCGTGAATGTTTACGCTCATTGAGTTAATTATAGCCAAGTGCTGGCCGCCCAGGCAGCCCTTTACCAAGCCTTAACCTGATTGCACCAAGCGCAAGGGCGCAAGGTTGTTATACTGCCGCCAAATTTACCTTTCCCAACAGGAGCTATCCATGCGCAACGCCCGCCCTACCTCGGCCGCTTCCAAAACCGGCTACGTCAAATTCTCCAACAAACTCTCCAGCTCGCTCGACCAGATCTCCAGTACGGTGCGCGAGAACGCCCAGATGATTGACTCCATTCAGGAAGTAGCGCTGGAGCTCACCACAACCTTCGGTAGCCTGCACACGGTGGCCGTCAAATACGCCCGTAGTGCCAACCAGGTGCTGGATGTGATCCTGCCCATCGTGAAGAACCTGCCCATCGTGCCCAAGAACGCCCAGACCATGCTGGTCAACCTGGAGAAATGGACGCAGCTGATCATCGACAACGAGGCCAAGACCTCGGCCACGGTGAGCTCGGTGCGCAGCGGCCTGCAGTCCGGCGATGTGAACAAACTCAAGACGCACGCTGCGGATCTGAAGTCGGTAACGGCGGCGCTGTCGAAGTTGGCAGTGAAATAGCTGTTAGCTGTTAGTTGTTAGTTGTTAGCTATAAGCTGTCAGCCATAAGCTAAAGACAAAATCAAAACAAAAACAAACCGCAGAAATGTGCGGCTTGTTTGCTAATTACGCGTGTCATCCTGAGCGGGTTTTGCATCACACACCCGGGCGCCGAAGCCAGAACAGCGAAGGATCATTGCTGGCGCATCTTCCACGCTACGCATGTTTGAAACACGCGCCGTAGATGTTCTTCGCTTTGCTCAGAACGACACGCGCCCTTTGTCATCCTGAGCGGGTGTTGCATCTCACACTGGGACGCCGAACCCGCACCAGCGAAGGACCTTGCTGGCGCTTCTCCCACGCTACGCACGTTTG
Protein-coding regions in this window:
- a CDS encoding DUF1328 domain-containing protein yields the protein MLNWALTFLIVALIAGALGFGGIAGTATEIAKILFVVFLVLFVISLIFGRRPRM
- a CDS encoding dihydrofolate reductase family protein, translating into MKTQYYTATSLDGFIATEDDSLEWLFSLGELAESSYPAFITEVGALAMGSTTYQWLQENADAVIAETGSAWPYTQPTWVFSSRTLPVLAEADLRFCRGDVRPVYAEMRAQAGDKNLWVVGGGELAGQFYDAGLLDEIIVQVASVTLGQGKPLFPRRLPSNALRLRAVQQMGTGMVELRYEVNKAAGQ
- a CDS encoding aldehyde dehydrogenase family protein, yielding MAELDKDLQSIQQARHMVEAAYAAHRIWATATQEQVDRVCQAMADAAYQASERLGRMASEETGYGVPEHKKLKNEFASKHVWESIKHIKTVGVVRHDPQTRVYEIAWPMGVVAALTPSTNPTSTTMNKILISVKARNGVVVAPHPAAVNCCVETARLMAQAAVAAGAPEGLVQCMSHISLQGTNELMSHRRTAVILATGGSPMVRAAHSQGKPAYGVGPGNVPVYVDRSADIERAARYIVASKSFDCSVICATEQAVIADRPIAARLQQLMENEGAYFMTESQTQAMRTTLFHPDGSINTATVGKSPQVLAGLAGISIPSHARILVAKLRKIGREEPLSREKLTTVLGWYEVDGWEQGCDRCVEMILFGGRGHSVILHTGDDKIAMAFGLEKPVFRIGVNTMGTLGTIGLTTKVMPSLTLGSGGIGGAITGDNITVYHLFNIKRMAYETTPPPEAAMRPGSVPAGPSHAPSVTEIESIVQEVVQQILRSN
- a CDS encoding BMC domain-containing protein yields the protein MAQDLGLIALGMVETRGLIGAVEAADAMVKAANVVLIGSEYVGGGYVTVMVRGDVGAVKAATDAGAAAAKRIGELVSVHVIPRPHENVEMILPQQTRGSLGGRSGAK
- the deoC gene encoding deoxyribose-phosphate aldolase, which codes for MAYDSEQVRKIVEIVTREVLHALAEQEHTHTHDNCEHCTQECADGICVKTCFDRVGHVLNAGAERLTSSLGGIPEDPSVAKLIDHTLLKPDATPDQIAQLCYEARKHGFASVCVNPGYVKLCADLLKNTDVKVCTVIGFPLGADAPDVKVFETETALRDGATEIDMVINIGALKGRDFTLVARDIAGVVHISHAAGVLVKVIIETALLEEEEKVTACLLAKEAGADFVKTSTGFSGGGATAADIALMRRVVGPDMGVKASGGVRDYADAKTLVDAGATRIGASAGVKIVAGEKEMSSTRVSAVAAPEPAKAY
- a CDS encoding EutN/CcmL family microcompartment protein encodes the protein MLIAKIIGTTVATIKDPKLEGRKLLICREADETGKATGKPYVAIDTVNAGVGDLVLTAHGSSGRQTDITKDTPVDAVIMAVIDSLQVDGANTYKK
- the rpiB gene encoding ribose 5-phosphate isomerase B encodes the protein MPPVSDEQVQAIVQRVTAQLGAAGDVPAAKPATPTQREGLKVRVVALGADHGGYAMKEVLKEHLQANGYTIVDCGTNSTQAVDYPDFAAAVARKVASGEAWRGIIVDGAGIGSCMAANKVRGVRAALCYDYATAVNSREHNDANVLTLGAGLIGMALAKQIADTWLATEFGGGRHAGRVDKIMAIEERSAIEKEANNGIR
- a CDS encoding hemolysin III family protein, yielding MSVNIHANRYTPAEELANSISHGIGIVLSIAGLAVLASFASLHGTAWHIVSCSIYGATQIMLYTTSTLYHGIPLERAKKWLRALDHSAIFLLIAGTYTPFLLVNLRGPWGWSLLAVVWTLAIAGIAMQGVMLKLPRWVNAIPYIGMSWLVVVAIRPLLENVAPGGLWLLAGGGLAYMVGVIFYVWKKLPFNHAIWHGFVLLGSALHYFSILFYVIPLAA
- the eutJ gene encoding ethanolamine utilization protein EutJ, coding for MLRWLGDPEPAPLAEPPQGALYVGADLGTAYLTLVVLDESGTPVAGEYQFAQVVRDGLVVDYAGAVDRLAGMKARVEARIGRPLEYAASAYPPGVPLAEVRATANVVEAAGLRCETLVDEPSAANALLGIHNGAIVDVGGGTTGIAILRDGEVVYTADEATGGTHFTLVIAGAHGVSFEDAEAMKTDPAQQARLLPVVRPVMEKVASITARHIAAYEQQGGTVEQLTLVGGTVNFPGMAQVVQEYTGIATSVPPHPVFVTPIGMALHSRDVIART
- a CDS encoding GntR family transcriptional regulator: MTLLNEKSRAAKPLYEAMADELREQMRSGHLQPGQRIPSESELCELYGVGRNTVRHAIADLTAQGYLRTLQGVGSFVTEPRVSKTAEYLLGFTQEMQMQGRQVASRVLEASLVPADAFLARRLQVQLGSPVAFLNRLRFMDGEPTAIERAYLPHELFPGILEHDFASTSLYQILADGYGQRPDHAEQEIEASLASDQVAELLGLPQPAVVFVFHRETRTAEGRVIEYVDSEVRADHFRFYANLKLHAPVQDFGFRRLPVPAGSGRG